A window of the Citrus sinensis cultivar Valencia sweet orange chromosome 9, DVS_A1.0, whole genome shotgun sequence genome harbors these coding sequences:
- the LOC102625061 gene encoding receptor-like protein EIX1 isoform X6: protein MSGVLVFAFLLFELLAIATVSVSFSNGSSYHVGCLESERRALLRFKQDLQDPSNRLASWIGYEDCCAWAGVVCDNVTGHIVELNLRNPFTYCDLSQSKANPRSMLVGKVKFHRVCQV, encoded by the coding sequence ATGAGTGGCGTCCTTGTTTTCGCCTTTTTACTCTTTGAATTACTTGCCATAGCAACCGTTAGCGTTAGCTTCAGCAATGGAAGTTCTTATCATGTGGGTTGCCTTGAAAGTGAGAGAAGAGCACTTTTAAGGTTCAAACAAGATCTCCAGGATCCTTCCAATCGGCTTGCTTCTTGGATTGGATATGAAGATTGTTGTGCATGGGCCGGTGTTGTCTGTGACAACGTGACAGGCCATATCGTTGAGCTTAATCTTCGAAATCCTTTCACTTATTGCGATCTATCTCAGTCTAAAGCTAATCCAAGGTCAATGCTGGTTGGTAAG